One segment of Cryptococcus neoformans var. grubii H99 chromosome 2, complete sequence DNA contains the following:
- a CDS encoding NET1-associated nuclear protein 1 (U3 small nucleolar RNA-associated protein 17), with protein MAETSQIKPRPERHRHRDRRATEGDVFSSRSKGKERAVDVNGDVTLVDGAKAGKKRRKRQARNGLPSLPIDDSVEGRGESSTSRAPRRREDSEQWDHIPVAQNEFTRVPPVWSKDGRFYFSVVHTSIHIHSSTLPNFSRLSTLSSTHPKGHFKPITSLQLSPINPFQIVTSSLDGTIKIWDWVAGRLIRTIDFHEPQSKVDHVAFGQVVGKWWLFAAVTHVKQSSSAGQKLAHRLLRTPLGGNSNPVLLGKLSNRPVSLIMSPRSTYLVALAANKAYTYRMPAPPFKSSDPWEDRPTCVKFVSDQPFTCGAFCPEKTLATATEEEWFATGDQKGVIRLWHGLTQAFRQVDAAASLALGGVVDSSQGPETEKRLPTTSLHWHAHAVSAIAFTPSGSQLLSVGEESVLVQWHLASGRREYIPRLGGRPIVSLAVRKATAAGEEEWWMALADGSVVRVGASSNRVANVGQGIRLDPLRPSSPDTPYPLSVHPSTGSLVVPSSHPSTIQFIDPIASTVLFDLEVVPSNRVSRREEKELEPVKVEKVAFSEEQDGKSMWMATMEGREGDEGEGGGMVKNLKMWKWMDDRYLVNTQFPRPHSTSDISSVIFSPTPSVPGASSHSVSAPNPYLLTTSNDGVARIWHVRQSRKSEQGKVSAKKPIIVELYWSCRSTFNYRNLPIRASAFSPDASILALSHGSVVSLWDVSSNILLKVLDNGLTSDIMTIGFIGKEGRWLVGTGKGSGVAVWDLLSCEVVWSSPSLAADSLITSSTSPYFISASNASSSTTLRVFAPDSPTPLRTISVDTKVTQIVSLSQSSASDSSSSLHLIGIAPSGEIYRFGDIAAAVAPESAKSVRQAQAKEGLSIWQEMFGKGAFLEEPEAEESTTATASALQQRVSDKSGRPADIFEGPSHTMPSTGLLFDAFMDELLQGNTAAKEEEKVKEVTRDEAVVYEMEVDESGAEEMTAGEIKGRAVGDGEIRELEAFFKDLLSSVPRAPLTPASRKPDPFRNGLSSHLTNHTPARSVATPLQNRKANGDASRGRASLLAGGNHVDESDIGTPGSVTASGNKKGKKRKAPREE; from the exons ATGGCTGAAACTTCGCAAATAAAGCCTCGTCCGGAAAGACATAGGCATAGGGACAGAAGAGCCACCGAGGGCGATGTCTTTTCCTCCCGTTCAAAAGGCAAGGAGCGTGCCGTCGACGTTAACGGGGACGTAACCCTTGTTGACGGAGCAAAGGCTGgtaagaagaggagaaagaggcaGGCACGTAATGGATTGCCATCTTTGCCTATAGATGACTCTGTCGAGGGACGAGGAGAGTCCTCGACTTCTCGAGCACCTCGACGAAGAGAGGATAGTGAGCAGTGGGACCATATACCGGTCGCACAAAATGAGTTCACTCGTGTCCCACCAGTCTGGTCCAAAGACGGCAG GTTTTATTTTTCTGTGGTTCACACCTCTATCCACATCCACTCTTCCACCTTACCAAATTTTTCCCGTCTCTCAACTCTCTCTTCAACGCACCCCAAAGGTCACTTTAAGCCTATAACCTCACTTCAGTTATCCCCCATAAACCCCTTTCAGATTGTAACCTCATCGTTGGATGGTACTATCAAGATTTGGGATTGGGTGGCTGGCAGGTTAATCAGGACTATTGATTTCCATGAACCTCAATCCAAAGTGGACCATGTGGCATTTGGTCAAGTTGTTGGGAAATGGTGGCTTTTTGCTGCTGTAACCCATGTCAAGCAATCATCTT CAGCGGGGCAGAAGTTGGCTCATAGACTGTTAAGGACTCCTCTCGGCGGCAACTCCAATCCTGTTCTCCTTGGAAAGTTGTCCAACCGTCCTGTATCTCTCATTATGTCTCCTCGATCCACCTATCTCGTTGCTCTCGCTGCGAACAAGGCCTACACCTATCGTATGCCGGCTCCTCCTTTCAAATCCTCTGATCCATGGGAGGATCGACCGACTTGTGTCAAGTTTGTGTCTGACCAGCCTTTCACGTGTGGTGCGTTTTGTCCGGAGAAAACTCTCGCTACTGCTACTGAGGAAGAATGGTTCGCCACCGGTGATCAAAAGGGTGTCATCAGGCTCTGGCACGGTCTGACTCAGGCTTTCCGACAAGTCGACGCTGCTGCCTCACTGGCTCTGGGCGGTGTTGTTGACTCTAGTCAGGGCCCTGAAACAGAAAAGCGATTGCCTACCACATCGCTCCACTGGCACGCTCACGCTGTGTCTGCCATCGCGTTCACACCTTCTGGATCACAGCTTCTTTCCGTTGGTGAAGAATCCGTGCTCGTTCAGTGGCATCTTGCCTCGGGCAGAAGGGAGTATATCCCTCGGCTCGGTGGACGTCCGATTGTCAGCCTTGCTGTCAGAAAGGCTACCGctgctggagaagaagagtggtgGATGGCGCTCGCCGATGGTTCTGTTGTGCGTGTAGGTGCTTCTTCCAACCGAGTTGCCAATGTTGGCCAGGGCATTCGCTTGGACCCTTTACGCCCGTCTTCTCCTGATACTCCCTATCCTCTCTCCGTTCACCCTTCCACTGGCTCTCTTGTTGTCCCCTCCTCTCACCCTTCCACCATTCAGTTCATTGATCCTATCGCGTCTACTGTGCTTTTCGACCTCGAGGTTGTACCCTCTAATAGGGTgagcagaagagaagaaaaagaactTGAGCCTGTTAAGGTCGAGAAGGTTGCCTTTTCAGAGGAACAGGACGGCAAGTCGATGTGGATGGCTACGATGGAGGGTCgagaaggtgatgaaggtgaaggtgGTGGTATGGTTAAGAActtgaagatgtggaaGTGGATGGATGACAG ATACCTTGTAAACACTCAATTCCCTCGTCCTCATAGTACATCAGATATCAGCTCTGTCATTTTCTCGCCCACGCCTTCTGTCCCCGGTGCCTCCTCACACTCTGTCTCAGCCCCTAATCCGTATCTCCTGACTACTTCAAACGATGGTGTTGCAAGGATCTGGCATGTCCGACAGTCGAGAAAGAGTGAACAAG GCAAAGTTTCCGCTAAGAAGCCTATTATCGTGGAAC TTTACTGGTCCTGTCGTTCGACCTTCAATTACCGCAACCTTCCCATCCGAGCATCTGCCTTTTCACCTGATGCTTCCATTCTTGCGCTCTCTCACGGTTCTGTCGTCTCTCTTTGGGATGTTAGCAGCAACATTTTGCTCAAGGTGCTTGACAATGGACTTACCTCGGACATAATGACCATTGGGTTCATTGGCAAAGAAGGCAGGTGGTTGGTAGGAACTGGAAAAGGAAGCGGTGTGGCAGTATGGGATCTTCTGTCTTGTGAAGTTGTTTGGTCATCACCTAGCCTTGCCGCCGATAGCCTTATTACTTCTTCTACTTCCCCGTACTTTATCTCTGCCTCCAACGCATCATCAAGCACAACGCTTCGAGTGTTTGCCCCCGATTCTCCTACTCCCCTCCGAACTATCTCTGTAGACACCAAAGTCACTCAGATTGTCTCCTTATCCCAGTCTTCTGCGTCGgactcatcttcatctctgcATCTCATCGGTATTGCACCCTCGGGTGAGATTTACCGCTTTGGTGATATCGCGGCTGCTGTTGCGCCAGAGTCGGCCAAGAGTGTCCGCCAAGCACAGGCCAAGGAGGGCCTTTCCATTTGGCAGGAGATGTTTGGCAAGGGTGCTTTCCTCGAAGAGCCGGAAGCTGAAGAGTCCACTACCGCCACCGCTTCTGCCTTACAGCAACGTGTATCTGACAAGTCTGGTCGGCCTGCCGACATCTTTGAAGGTCCTAGTCATACCATGCCCTCTACTGGCTTGTTGTTTGACGCATTCATGGATGAGTTATTGCAAGGTAACACTGCTgcgaaagaggaagaaaaggtgaaggaagtcACCAGAGATGAGGCTGTAGTATATGAAATGGAGGTTGACGAGTCTGGTGCTGAAGAGATGACTGCCGGTGAAATCAAAGGCAGAGctgttggagatggagagatcAGGGAACTCGAGGCTTTCTTCAAGGACTTGTTATCCTCTG TCCCCCGAGCGCCCCTTACACCTGCCAGTAGAAAGCCTGACCCATTTCGCAATGGTTTGTCTTCTCACCTCACGAACCATACTCCTGCCCGGTCCGTGGCGACTCCACTCCAAAACCGAAAGGCGAACGGTGACGCATCTCGTGGTCGAGCGTCTCTGTTAGCTGGTGGGAATCATGTAGACGAGTCGGACATTGGTACTCCAGGAAGTGTCACCGCATCAGGAAACAAGAAAGgtaa
- a CDS encoding NET1-associated nuclear protein 1 (U3 small nucleolar RNA-associated protein 17), variant → MAETSQIKPRPERHRHRDRRATEGDVFSSRSKGKERAVDVNGDVTLVDGAKAGKKRRKRQARNGLPSLPIDDSVEGRGESSTSRAPRRREDSEQWDHIPVAQNEFTRVPPVWSKDGRFYFSVVHTSIHIHSSTLPNFSRLSTLSSTHPKGHFKPITSLQLSPINPFQIVTSSLDGTIKIWDWVAGRLIRTIDFHEPQSKVDHVAFGQVVGKWWLFAAVTHVKQSSSGQKLAHRLLRTPLGGNSNPVLLGKLSNRPVSLIMSPRSTYLVALAANKAYTYRMPAPPFKSSDPWEDRPTCVKFVSDQPFTCGAFCPEKTLATATEEEWFATGDQKGVIRLWHGLTQAFRQVDAAASLALGGVVDSSQGPETEKRLPTTSLHWHAHAVSAIAFTPSGSQLLSVGEESVLVQWHLASGRREYIPRLGGRPIVSLAVRKATAAGEEEWWMALADGSVVRVGASSNRVANVGQGIRLDPLRPSSPDTPYPLSVHPSTGSLVVPSSHPSTIQFIDPIASTVLFDLEVVPSNRVSRREEKELEPVKVEKVAFSEEQDGKSMWMATMEGREGDEGEGGGMVKNLKMWKWMDDRYLVNTQFPRPHSTSDISSVIFSPTPSVPGASSHSVSAPNPYLLTTSNDGVARIWHVRQSRKSEQGKVSAKKPIIVELYWSCRSTFNYRNLPIRASAFSPDASILALSHGSVVSLWDVSSNILLKVLDNGLTSDIMTIGFIGKEGRWLVGTGKGSGVAVWDLLSCEVVWSSPSLAADSLITSSTSPYFISASNASSSTTLRVFAPDSPTPLRTISVDTKVTQIVSLSQSSASDSSSSLHLIGIAPSGEIYRFGDIAAAVAPESAKSVRQAQAKEGLSIWQEMFGKGAFLEEPEAEESTTATASALQQRVSDKSGRPADIFEGPSHTMPSTGLLFDAFMDELLQGNTAAKEEEKVKEVTRDEAVVYEMEVDESGAEEMTAGEIKGRAVGDGEIRELEAFFKDLLSSVPRAPLTPASRKPDPFRNGLSSHLTNHTPARSVATPLQNRKANGDASRGRASLLAGGNHVDESDIGTPGSVTASGNKKGKKRKAPREE, encoded by the exons ATGGCTGAAACTTCGCAAATAAAGCCTCGTCCGGAAAGACATAGGCATAGGGACAGAAGAGCCACCGAGGGCGATGTCTTTTCCTCCCGTTCAAAAGGCAAGGAGCGTGCCGTCGACGTTAACGGGGACGTAACCCTTGTTGACGGAGCAAAGGCTGgtaagaagaggagaaagaggcaGGCACGTAATGGATTGCCATCTTTGCCTATAGATGACTCTGTCGAGGGACGAGGAGAGTCCTCGACTTCTCGAGCACCTCGACGAAGAGAGGATAGTGAGCAGTGGGACCATATACCGGTCGCACAAAATGAGTTCACTCGTGTCCCACCAGTCTGGTCCAAAGACGGCAG GTTTTATTTTTCTGTGGTTCACACCTCTATCCACATCCACTCTTCCACCTTACCAAATTTTTCCCGTCTCTCAACTCTCTCTTCAACGCACCCCAAAGGTCACTTTAAGCCTATAACCTCACTTCAGTTATCCCCCATAAACCCCTTTCAGATTGTAACCTCATCGTTGGATGGTACTATCAAGATTTGGGATTGGGTGGCTGGCAGGTTAATCAGGACTATTGATTTCCATGAACCTCAATCCAAAGTGGACCATGTGGCATTTGGTCAAGTTGTTGGGAAATGGTGGCTTTTTGCTGCTGTAACCCATGTCAAGCAATCATCTT CGGGGCAGAAGTTGGCTCATAGACTGTTAAGGACTCCTCTCGGCGGCAACTCCAATCCTGTTCTCCTTGGAAAGTTGTCCAACCGTCCTGTATCTCTCATTATGTCTCCTCGATCCACCTATCTCGTTGCTCTCGCTGCGAACAAGGCCTACACCTATCGTATGCCGGCTCCTCCTTTCAAATCCTCTGATCCATGGGAGGATCGACCGACTTGTGTCAAGTTTGTGTCTGACCAGCCTTTCACGTGTGGTGCGTTTTGTCCGGAGAAAACTCTCGCTACTGCTACTGAGGAAGAATGGTTCGCCACCGGTGATCAAAAGGGTGTCATCAGGCTCTGGCACGGTCTGACTCAGGCTTTCCGACAAGTCGACGCTGCTGCCTCACTGGCTCTGGGCGGTGTTGTTGACTCTAGTCAGGGCCCTGAAACAGAAAAGCGATTGCCTACCACATCGCTCCACTGGCACGCTCACGCTGTGTCTGCCATCGCGTTCACACCTTCTGGATCACAGCTTCTTTCCGTTGGTGAAGAATCCGTGCTCGTTCAGTGGCATCTTGCCTCGGGCAGAAGGGAGTATATCCCTCGGCTCGGTGGACGTCCGATTGTCAGCCTTGCTGTCAGAAAGGCTACCGctgctggagaagaagagtggtgGATGGCGCTCGCCGATGGTTCTGTTGTGCGTGTAGGTGCTTCTTCCAACCGAGTTGCCAATGTTGGCCAGGGCATTCGCTTGGACCCTTTACGCCCGTCTTCTCCTGATACTCCCTATCCTCTCTCCGTTCACCCTTCCACTGGCTCTCTTGTTGTCCCCTCCTCTCACCCTTCCACCATTCAGTTCATTGATCCTATCGCGTCTACTGTGCTTTTCGACCTCGAGGTTGTACCCTCTAATAGGGTgagcagaagagaagaaaaagaactTGAGCCTGTTAAGGTCGAGAAGGTTGCCTTTTCAGAGGAACAGGACGGCAAGTCGATGTGGATGGCTACGATGGAGGGTCgagaaggtgatgaaggtgaaggtgGTGGTATGGTTAAGAActtgaagatgtggaaGTGGATGGATGACAG ATACCTTGTAAACACTCAATTCCCTCGTCCTCATAGTACATCAGATATCAGCTCTGTCATTTTCTCGCCCACGCCTTCTGTCCCCGGTGCCTCCTCACACTCTGTCTCAGCCCCTAATCCGTATCTCCTGACTACTTCAAACGATGGTGTTGCAAGGATCTGGCATGTCCGACAGTCGAGAAAGAGTGAACAAG GCAAAGTTTCCGCTAAGAAGCCTATTATCGTGGAAC TTTACTGGTCCTGTCGTTCGACCTTCAATTACCGCAACCTTCCCATCCGAGCATCTGCCTTTTCACCTGATGCTTCCATTCTTGCGCTCTCTCACGGTTCTGTCGTCTCTCTTTGGGATGTTAGCAGCAACATTTTGCTCAAGGTGCTTGACAATGGACTTACCTCGGACATAATGACCATTGGGTTCATTGGCAAAGAAGGCAGGTGGTTGGTAGGAACTGGAAAAGGAAGCGGTGTGGCAGTATGGGATCTTCTGTCTTGTGAAGTTGTTTGGTCATCACCTAGCCTTGCCGCCGATAGCCTTATTACTTCTTCTACTTCCCCGTACTTTATCTCTGCCTCCAACGCATCATCAAGCACAACGCTTCGAGTGTTTGCCCCCGATTCTCCTACTCCCCTCCGAACTATCTCTGTAGACACCAAAGTCACTCAGATTGTCTCCTTATCCCAGTCTTCTGCGTCGgactcatcttcatctctgcATCTCATCGGTATTGCACCCTCGGGTGAGATTTACCGCTTTGGTGATATCGCGGCTGCTGTTGCGCCAGAGTCGGCCAAGAGTGTCCGCCAAGCACAGGCCAAGGAGGGCCTTTCCATTTGGCAGGAGATGTTTGGCAAGGGTGCTTTCCTCGAAGAGCCGGAAGCTGAAGAGTCCACTACCGCCACCGCTTCTGCCTTACAGCAACGTGTATCTGACAAGTCTGGTCGGCCTGCCGACATCTTTGAAGGTCCTAGTCATACCATGCCCTCTACTGGCTTGTTGTTTGACGCATTCATGGATGAGTTATTGCAAGGTAACACTGCTgcgaaagaggaagaaaaggtgaaggaagtcACCAGAGATGAGGCTGTAGTATATGAAATGGAGGTTGACGAGTCTGGTGCTGAAGAGATGACTGCCGGTGAAATCAAAGGCAGAGctgttggagatggagagatcAGGGAACTCGAGGCTTTCTTCAAGGACTTGTTATCCTCTG TCCCCCGAGCGCCCCTTACACCTGCCAGTAGAAAGCCTGACCCATTTCGCAATGGTTTGTCTTCTCACCTCACGAACCATACTCCTGCCCGGTCCGTGGCGACTCCACTCCAAAACCGAAAGGCGAACGGTGACGCATCTCGTGGTCGAGCGTCTCTGTTAGCTGGTGGGAATCATGTAGACGAGTCGGACATTGGTACTCCAGGAAGTGTCACCGCATCAGGAAACAAGAAAGgtaa